TAGCCGATGCCTGCAGCGGCGGCACGCTTCTTGTAGCGTTCGATGACGCGAACCGGTACCCGGATGGTGATTGCCTTGGTGGCATTGGCGGCCATTTTCGCCTTTACCGCCTTGACCGTTTCGTCCCAGTTGCCTTCGGAGACAATTGCCGTACCGTCTTCTAAACCCTTGCGGATTTCCTCGCCAAAGTCATGATTTTCAAAATAGTCCAGTTCTTCTTTAGAGATATTAATATCGTCTACTATCTTAAAGTCCATAAAGTCTCCTCGTCTTTGTGAGCTCGTCTTACTGTTATTACGGTATAAAAATCCGAATCTAACACAACAGCCCAAATATTTCCATCTACTTGACCGATCACGATAAACCGTCCCTGCAAACTGCTTTTGATGACATATTTTCCATTCATCAAGGCAACAAGCATTTCCGGTGTAAAACCGCGCTCGGTCATTCGTTGTAAAGCATGCTTTGTTATGTTCATAATAAATATACATTATGTATGTACACTTTGTCAATATATGTTTATTTTACAGGGTGAAATAGGAGCACCCCTATTTATTAATACGCCACTTTCGGGAAAAGTGTCTTTTTCTATATTGGAAACAAATGAAAATTTCTGCTTTTAAATCGCGTTTTAGGCTTTTGAAGCCCGTATTCGGGCTGTTTTTCGTAGTTTCTTTGATTTCTTGCGCTGGTAACGGCCAGCCGCTGACAGAATCGGACCCAAAAACGTCCGAAGGGGCTGGGAACGGGGGTTCCGGGAGCTACACGGACGACTATTTTGATGATGGTTCGGCTGTAAATTCGGACGCGAGCACCAAATCGGCCCGCAGAAACACCGCCAACAGTTTCAGTTCCGACGGTTTCAGCTTCATTTTGCCTCAGGGTGGCTCCGGTGACTGGGCGCTCGTGGGCGATGACGACGGGAGCGCCCACGAGAGCGGCGTCCCCTACGAATTTTATAACGCCACGACAGGACGCCGCGCGGTCCTGGTCGAAATCGAACTCCCGAAGGGCGAACCCATGCGACTCATGGACCGCGCCCAGATGGAAATGCAGGCTTTTGAATCGAGCGGCAAGAAGGCTACTCTCGCCGAGACCTACCCCGAAGAAAATTTCGGCGGTACAGGCGTCTTCTTTGACGTTGCAGGCAAGCGCTACGACAGCCCCTACGAGGCCGTCGGCTTTGTAACAGGCGCAGGGAGCCGCGTGTACACGCTCACGCTTTCTGCCACCGACACGCCGCTCCAGCCAGGCGAACTCAAGAACGAATGGAAGGAATTCTTCGCCAACTTCAGCATGCGCGAAACCGCCGCCAGCGAAGGCCCGGAACTCTCGCCGAACAATGTGCAAAGCTTTAACTCCCCCGCCCTCGGCTACACTTGGGCTGTGAAGGATACTCTCTGGCATCACTGGACAGGTATTGCCCGCCAGAACGACGACCCCGACCTGGTGCTCAGCAACAAGGCCGAAGACGTTTCGCTGTTCGTTTACGGCGCGACTGTAGAAAGCGACGCCGTCAATTCGCAGGATTTGTTCAAGGTGCTGCTCGTGCGCCTGGGCGTAGACCCCAACAATCCGACGCTCGAAATGCACCGCCAAAAGGTCGGCGACCGCTACGCGCAGGACTTTACCCTGACTCACGTGGTCAACAAGTTCGACTTCTACTACACAGGCCGCTATTTCTATGATGACGGCCGCGGAATCTTGATCGTGAGCTGGACCCAGGGCGTGAACAAGAAGAAATACGCCAAGGTCATGCAGCACGGTATCGAAGGCCTGACCGTGGGCGAAAATCCGGCCGCCAAAAACGCAGCCGCCGACCCCGAATCCGCCAAAAAACAGGCAAAATTCAACGCCGCCATCATGAGCCAAGTGGGCATTCTGCGCCTACTCGAAAACCAGCCGCTCGTAGCCCTCAGCTACTTTGAACGCGCAAACCGCATGGACCCCGAAGAGCCTCTCTACCTGATCAACTGCGGATTCGTGTACCAGATGAAGGAACTTTACGGCCCAGGCATCAGCCACTTTGAAAGCCAGCGCGAATTGGTGCAAAAGAACGGCAAACTGCTCTCGATTTTGGGCGAAATGTACGAAGCCTTGTTCGACTACGGCCGAGCCCGCGAATGCGCCGAAGCAGCCCTCCGTTACACGCCGAACAATCCGGAATACGTAATCAACTTGAGCGACGCCCTCTGGGGACTCGGTCAGCGCAACCAGTCACTCGTGGTGGTGCAACGCCTTTACGACACGCAGCCGAGCAGCCGCCTGGGCGTCTACCTCGCAAAGACTTACATGGGCCTCGACCAGTACGCCGAAGCAGTTGATATTCTTTACCAGGTGCGCCGCCGCTTTGGCATGAGCGTGGAACTCGGCACCACCTTGATGGATGCCCTCATGTTCCTTGGCCGCTACGAAGAAGCCCGCGCCATCAGCGAAGAAACGCTGGCCAAGGACCGCAACGACTACAAGATTTGGACCACGCAGGGCAAGATTCTCTTCTACAGCCGCAACTACCGCGACGCAGAAAAGTCGCTCACCAAGGCACTCGCCCTCAAACCCGATAACGAAGATGCCAAGAGCTTCCTCAGCGCCACGAAAGCATTCCTCGGCAAGGCAGACAACCGCACGCTGCAAAAGCCGATTACGCCGGTAGAAGAACGCACCAAGAACCTGAAGGGACTCCTCAGCGAAAGCGCCAAAAAGCAAGGCACCGAAGGCGACTTCCCCGCCGTCGTGCATTACAACAAGCAGACTTTGAAAGCCGAAAAGGGCGCAAACTGGGTCCGCACCGACGAAATGCTCATGGAAATCCTCGACATTCGCGGCGCCGCCATCTATCGCGAATTCACCTTCGACTTTTTGCCGGGATTCGACCGCATTTACCTGAACGCGCTCGAAGTCTACGACAGCAACTGGAACCTGAAGCAGAAGGCGAACCTGAACGGCGCCTACATTACCTACGCCACCGAAATCGGTGGCCAGAACGAATCGCAGACAGCGCATTTCCCGCTGCAAGAGCTTGAACCGGGCGATTTCATTTACCTGCAGTTCAGCCGCACGAATATCGAAAACAAGGGCATGATCCCCTACACCGACTTCGTGAGCAGCAAGGACGTTCCTGTCGGACAGTCCAGCTTCCGCATTTACGCCGACACCGCCCGCTTTGTGACCGAAGAATACGGCCCGCTGGAAAAGAAAGCAATCAAGGGCGGTATCGAATGGAAGATCGAAAACCCGGTCATTATCCGCAAAGAACTCTACATGCCCGTGTACCGCGACTTTGGCGCAGGCCTGATGCTTACCGGCAAGCAGGAATGGAAAAACGTGGGCGAAGATTACCAGAACCTGATCAAGCACCAGTTCAAGCAGGCCGTAAGCGTACGTGAAAAGGCCCGCGAAGTCCGCGGCAGCAAGGCCAACGACAACGCTGTGAAGGCAATCGTGAACTTTGTGCGCCACGACATCCGCTACCGCGACGTGCGATTCGGCGGACACAGCCTGATTCCGCAAACCGCCGAAGTCACGCTGAAAAAGCACCAGGGCGACTGCAAGGATATGGCGCTCTTGCTCAAGGAAATGCTTGAATCGATTGGCATCAAGAGCTACCTCACGGCCATTCACCTGACCGAAGAAGGCTTCGCCGGCCTCCCGACGATTCAGCAGTTCAACCACATGATTCTCTACATTCCGGCACAGGGTCAAGTCACTGAACGCTGGGTTGACGCCACCGACAAAACCGGCAACGATCGCCCCGTGCCGCTCGATATGGAAGGCAAGGTCGCGCTCGTCATCAACGACGACAGCAGCCATGTGGTCACCACGCCGATTTTGGAAGACAATCAGGAACACCAGATTGGCATTGAACACCGCCTGTTTATCGGAAACGACGGCGCCTGCGAATTCCGCGACTCGATTTCGCTGCAGGGCAAGTTCGCCAGCGTGATGCGTAACCGTTTCTATGGCCGCGACGCCAAGGAACAGGAAAAGCTGATGGAAGACTTCCTCGCTTCGGGTATCCCCGACGTAAGCATCGGAAACATCCGCATCGAGAACCTCGCCGAATTCAACAAGCCGCTCGCCCTGATTGTGACTTACGCATCGAAGGGTTACTTTGGCCAGGGCGGTTCCGAACTTAAGGGCCGATTCCCGAACGTGTGGGAACGCAGCCTGTTCAAGCTCCCGAAGGTTTCCAAGCGTCACCACCCGATTCGCATGCCGCACGAAACGCAGTTTGCATACAAATTAAGCGTCACGGCAGCAAGCGGCAAGACGGTCAAGATTACCGGCCCAAAGCCGCTTAATCGCGACCCGGATTACGTGAGCTACGAGAAGAATTTCGACGGCAAGAACAGCATCAAGTGGACCACCTTCGCACTCTACGCCGACCCGGCCGAATACAACAAGATTCGCGAAGAATGGACCTACTTGCTCAGCGAAACCAGCCCGATGATTGAGGTGAAATAACTATATTTGTGCTCACTATGAGCATTTCTATCCCCCAGTTGCCTAAGGGCACACGCGATTTTTACCCGGAAGCCGAGCGCATCCAGAATTACATTTTTGACACCTGGCGTAGCGTCGCCGAATCTTTTGCCTACGAAGAATACGAAGGCCCGATGTTTGAACATCTGGAGCTGTATACGGGCAAGTCCGGCGAAGAAATCGTAAGCCAGCTTTACAACTTTAAAGACAAGGGCGACCGCGAAATTGCACTTCGCCCCGAAATGACTCCGACGCTCGCCCGCCTCGTGATCCAGAAGGCCCGCGAACTCAAGAAGCCTTTCAAATGGTTCAGCATGCCGCGCCTGTTCCGTTACGAAAAGGCGCAGAAGGGTCGCCTGCGCGAATTCTTCCAGCTGAACATGGACATCATTGGTACCGAAAGCATTTACGCCGAAGCCGACCTGATGGCAGCCATCGCTACAATGCTCCGCAAGTTCGGCCTCAAGGACGGCGAATTTGCGATTGGCGTTTCTAGCCGCAAGCTTTTGGCCACTTACCTCGAAGAAATCGGCGCACCGAATCCGGCGCTGGTGTACCCGGTGCTTGACCGCCGCTTAAAAATCGGCCCCGAAGCATTCGCCAAGGCACTCGCCGACGCAGGTCTCAGTGAAGACCAAGTGAAAAAACTCGACGACTTCATGAGCTGCAAGAGCCTCGAAGAAGTTCGCGCCGCAGTCAAGAGCGAAAACGCAACTGCAGCCCTCGCCGAAATCGAAGACCTGTTCGCAACGCTTACCGCCGCAGGTTACGGCGAATGCGTGAATCTGGACCTCTCCATTGTTCGCGGCCTCGCCTACTACACAGGCATCGTGTTCGAAGTCTTTGACAAGGGTAAATCCATGCGCGCCATCGCAGGCGGTGGCCGTTACGACAGCCTCACCGAAAAGCTCGGTGGCGAACGCATCCCGGGCGTGGGCTTTGGCATGGGCGACGTGGTACTCGCTGACTTGCTCGCCGAACACAACTTGCTCCCGAGCCCGAAGCAGAGCGTGGACTTCTACATCGCAAGCTTTACCAACGACATGAAGAAGGTGTTCGAAACCGCCCAGGTATTCCGCGCAGACGGAAGCAAGGTTTCCCACCCGCTCGCCCCCATGAAGATGGGCAAGCAGCTCGACCAGGCCAACTATCAAGGCGCGAAAATCGTCGTGTACGTCGACGGTTCCAAGGCTGCCGCAGGTGAATTCGAATACAAGGACATGCGCACCGGCGAAATGTTCGTAGGCAACACCCAGGCGATTGTTGAACGGCTATGATGTCCCCCCTAAAAGTCCTCCTTTCTATCATCAGCCTGTTCGCGGTGCTGGGCATTATAGCCCTCATCTACCCGAATGACGGCATTCACATTGGCGACTCCACGCTCCGCTACCCGAAGCTCACCGAAATCTTCGTAAAGCAGTCCGCAAGCGATTCGCTCGGCGATTCCGCGGCAGTCGACCCCGAAGAAGCAATCCGTGAGATGATGGAAGCGACCAAGCGGCAGCAATTCGCCGCCTTCAGCGATTCCCTCAAGTTCTACGAGGACTTTTTCGAAAAGGGCAGGACCCGATTCGATTTACCCAACAACGACCCTACGTGGTTCGACCGATTCTTCTTGCACATGGAACTCGCCTCGCTTGATTCGAACGTGGTACACATTCTGCATTACGGCGACTCGCAGCTCGAAGAAGACCGAATCTCCGCCACCATCCGCGAAGACTTGCAAGACGAATTCGGCGGTGCAGGCCCCGGCATGATGCCTATCATTATGACGGTTCCCTCGCAAACCACCAGCCACGCCAGCACCGGCGCCCTTTCGCGCTACATTCTGTTTGGACCCAAGGACGAAGAAGCCGACCACAGCCGCTACGGACCGCTCGCACAGCTGGCAAAGCTCCAGGGCGATGCCGCCATTACCATCCAGCGCCGCAAAGAACGCAAGGGTCAGTTCCCGCACGTGGGTGGCTACAAGACCATCAAGCTCCTGACCAACAAGTCGGCACACATCAAGGCTAAGCTCAACGTCAACCTGACCGTAGTCGACACAGTAGGTCAAAACGACGACGGCACCGTCAAAGAAAAGCGTAGCACCAAGGTGGTCGACGCCGGCGAACCGACTATTGACACTTACAACAAGTTAAAAGTGTTCACCTGGAAGCTGAAGGACACCACCTCGATCGCCAAGATGTACCTCTCGGGCAACGGAGAAATCTACGCCATCGCAGCAGACGGCGCTTACGGTGTGGCTGTCGACAACGTGGCAATGCGCGGCTCTTCGGGCACCATCTTCCACCGCATCGATTCCGAACTCTTGGCTGAATCTTACAAGGCAATGAACGTCCGCCTGATTATTATGGAATATGGCGGCAACATGGTCCCGAGCGTTACCTCGAGCAACATCGACTGGACCAAGAAAATCATTACGCGCCAAATTCAGGCGGTACAAAAGGCGAACCCCGATGCCGACATTTTATTCATCGGCCCCGCCGACATGGCACGCCAAAAAGACGGCCAGTGGCAAACGTATTCGGGCCTGAACATGACCATCAAGGCGCTGCGCGAAGTGGCGCTTGAAAACGGTGTGGCATACTGGGACATGCACCGCGTGATGGGTGGTAACGGCGCCATGATCAAGTGGGTCAACAAGGAACCGGCCCTCGGCTTTACCGACCACATCCACTTTACCCGCCGCGGTGCCGCCTACATGGGCGACCTGTTCTGCTCGGCACTGCGCATGCATTACGACTACTTCAAGTTCCGCGACCGTCACCACATTACCGACGAAAAGCTCAAGGAACTGCACAAGTGGAGCGTCGAAGAACAAGCCGAAAAAGAAAAGAACGTTCTTCCGGAACGCACTTTCTTGAACGTCAAGAGAAGAACTAAGAAGGCAAAAGGAGGAGCTAAGAAGTGAGATTTCTGACCGTTGCCTTGATTGCAGCCCTCACCACAAGCGTATTCGCCGCCGATAAGGGTAAGACTGCCCCCGGCGCCTATAACCTGGACTTGTCCCGTTACGACTTTATCGATACCACGCAGAACCGCATCCAGTTCCCCAAGGGCAACGCCTCGTTTGCGCCGTTCTTCAACAAGATGGATACCCTGGTGTTCGAAAACCGCGGTCAAGTGCGCATTCTGCACATCGGTGGTTCGCACCTGCAGGCCGACGTGATCTCTGGTCGTATCCGTGAACACTTTATCAAGGAATACCCGGGTGCCTCTGCCGGCCGCGGCTTCGTGTTCCCCTACTCAGCCGCCCGCACCAACACGCCGGCGAGCTACGCCAGCGCCTACAAGGGCATCTGGGACATGAACAAGAACGTGCAGAGCGAAATCAAGAAGCCGCTTGGCTTGCTCGGCATTGCCGTGAGCACCAGCGACCCCCGTGCCGAAATCACTCTGCTCCTGGATAGGTACAATTCCGAACCGCTGTGGGGCGAAACCAAGCTCCGCCTGTTCGGCTACAGCGACAACAACGACGTGGTGCCCGTGCTCCGCGTAGACACCATGGACATTTACGGCAAGCTGGACACCGCAAGCCAAAGCTACGTGTTCACCAGCCCGCGCCCCATCGACACCATTCAAATTGTTTTCCGCTGGATGGATTCCCTGCAGCAGGCAACCATCGCGCAGTTCATTACCGATTCGCTGATTCAGGATTCCATTGCCCGCGCCAAGGAAGATTCGCTCAAGAAGGCAAACGGCGACACCGCCCAGAACAAGAAGGAACCTGAAGCGCCGCCCGCCCGCATTCCGAACAACGTAGCGCTCCCCGAAGTGGCACGCGACTCCATGTTCCAGGGTGAATGCGACGTGCTCGACACCGCCTGCCTCGCCAAGCTCGATTCTACGAACAACGCCGTCGTGGCAGCCCCCGAAGCAGTCGCCACGCCCGATTCGTCCAAGAAGAACGCCCGCCCGCGCTTTACGCTCACCGGCATTCTCACTGAAACCAGCAACCCCGGCATCACCTACACGGGTGTCGGCATCAACGGCGCCAAAGTCCACGACTACTTCGAAGAAATCTGCCCGCTGTTCGAAAAGCAGCTCGCCTACTACAAGCCCGACCTGGTGATTTTCGCCATCGGCATCAACGACGCGAACGTCGAAAAGTTCAACGACAAGCAGTTCCGCGACGATTACGACAGGCTAATTGCCCGCATCAAGAAGGTAAACCCGAACGTCGCGATTATCTTCGAGACGAACAACGACATGTACCGCAAGGTCAAGAAGAAACGCTTTGTGCAGCACCCGAACGGCGACGTGGCCCGCAAGGCATTCTTCGCCCTCGCCGACAAGCACAAGGCCGGCGTATGGGACAAATTCGGAATTATGGGGGGCCTGGGTTCCATGGCCAAGTGGGAAAAGGCGGATCTCGCCAAGGCGGACAAAGTCCACTTCAAGCTGGCTGGCTACAACCTGCTCGGCGACCTGTTCTACAAAGCGATTATCCAATCATATCAAGAACATATAGCCAATCTGCCAGCAGAAAAGAGAAAGGACTAACCTAACCACTGTCTACTTCCTACTGCCTACTCCTATGCTAGACTACTTAATACCTTTCCTCACGCGCACTTTCGCATTTGACGCTAACAGCCCGCTGCTGTTTACGCAGTTCTACTTTTGGGGATTCTTCGCCGTTGTCTTCGCGTTCCTCACCTTAATCAAGAACCGCATTGCGCTGCGTAACGCCTTCTTGTTTGCCACGAGCCTGTTTTTCTACTACAAAACGAGCGGCAGCTACGTTTGCATTCTCATTTTCTGCGTCATCGCGAACTTCTTTATTGGCAAGTGGATCGAACGCGCCGAAGCCCAGTGGAAAAAGAAATTCCTGATGATCATCGTGGTCATCATCGACCTGCTGGTACTTTGCTACTATAAGTATTCCTACTTCTTCCTGGACGCCCTCTACGACTTTACCGGCATCGAGCTGCACGTGTACAACTTCTTCGCGGCGGCAAGCAACAAGATGTTCGGCACCCATTCGCTGGTCGACACCATTATTCTGCCGGTGGGTATCTCGTTCTTCACCTTCCAGGCCATGAGCTACTGCATCGACATTTACCGCGGCAAAATATCGGCGGTCAAGAACATCCTCGATTTCGGCTTTTACCTTTCGTTCTTCCCGCAGCTGGTGGCGGGCCCCATCGTTCGCGCCGATAAATTCGTGCCGCAGCTGTACAAGAACTTTTTCTTGCCGCGCCGCACCTTCGGCATCGCCGTATTCTGGATTTTGAACGGCCTAGCCAAAAAAATCATCTTGAGCGACTACCTGGCCACCAACTTCGTGGACCGAGTCTTTGACACTCCCCTGCTGTTTACCGGCCTCGAAAACCTGATTGCACTCTTTGCCTACTCGCTGCAGGTGTACGCCGACTTCTCGGGCTACACCGACATCGCCATTGGCGTGGCGCTACTCATGGGTTTCCGCCTGCCGCAAAACTTCAACAGCCCCTACAAGGCGCTCAGCCCCACCGAATTCTGGCGTCGTTGGCACATATCGCTTTCGAGCTGGTGGCGCGACTACCTGTACATTCCGCTGGGCGGTAACCGCGGCGCCTCTGTCGGCACCTTCTTCTGGATGGGATTCCTCAGCCTCGTGGCCATTATGCTTTCGGGCAGCGTCTGGGTGGGTATCGCCCTCGGCCTGTTCTTCCTTTACATTGCCATTTACGCCTACCTCAAGCCCGATTCCCGCAAGTTCATTACCACCAACATGAACGCCATGTCTACGCAGATTGTGGGCGGTTGGTGGCACGGTGCCAGCTGGAACTTTATCATTTGGGGCGGCCTAAACGGCTTTGGCCAAGTGTTCAACAAAATCTGGGTCAAGCGTAGCCGCAACTTCCGCGCCGCAGCCTCATTCATTTTGTTCGCCTCGAGCGCCATCATATTCAAGCAGACCCACATCGCCATTTTCGCGATTACCGCGGCCTATTTTGGCATCTTGTTTACCGGCATTTACTCGGTGCTGATTTTCCGCCTGTTCAGCGACAAATACATCCACGGCATTTACGTGGCCTGGAACGTGTCGCTCACGTTCATCTTCATCACGTTCACACGCTTGTTCTTCCGTGCGGGTTCGAACCTCGACCCCGCCGAAGCCAACGAAGTCGCCTGGAACACCGCCAAGAACATGGTGCAGCAAATGGGCACCGCCTGGAAATGGGGTACCCTTGGCACAATCGCCTGGGAACACATCAACATTATTCTGGTGTTCGTCGCAGGCATGCTCATCCACTGGATTCCCAAGAAGGTCAAGAGCCGCTACCGCATCGCGTTTGCCTCGCAGCCCATTCCGCTCATGGTGGCAAGCTCCGCGTTCATCATCTTCGTGATCTACCAGTTCATGAGCGCCGACTCCTGCCCCTTCATCTACTTCCAGTTCTAGCCGCGTCACCCTGAACTTGTTTCAGGGTCTGCATTTTTTTACAAACCTTGCAACCAACTGATTGCACGATTTTCATTTTTAATGTCTAGATTTGGTGTGTTCTATTACGTGTATTGTTGCATTTTGGTTGAGTTAATTCTATATTTAAACTATGGCACTTGAGATCAGACCTATACCGACCTTGAAAGGGCGAGAAGCCTTGGCGTTCGCCCTCGCGGCCGAACGCACTACAAAGGTGCGCAAAAAGCAGGATTTTTCCGAGCAGATTCGTAAGGCTGATTTGATTTTGAAAGAGGCCGGATTTATTTGATTCTAGAAAAAGATTTTCTTTTTCGCCGCTATAACAAGGAACTCGCCGGAAAACTCCCAGCCTTTGATTGTGGCGACGAAGATCTTAACGCATTTTTTCAGGAAGACGCTTTTAACTACGACGCACAATTGCTTGGTCGTTCGTATTGTTTCCTGTCTGCTTTGGAAGGTGATATTGCAGCGGTCTTTACGCTGTCTAATTCTGCGATTCGAGTTGCGGAGTTGCCGAATAATGCCAAACGGAAGCTTGTCAAGCTTATTCCATGGGTCAAACAGGGGCGTAATTATCCAGCCGTGTTGATTGGGCGATTGGGCGTTAGCCAAAAATATTGCAACAAGAAAATAGGCTCGCAAATAATTGATTTTATAAAGGCTTGGTTCTTAAGCGACCACAACAAGACGGGGTGTCGTTTTATCGTCGTTGATGCCTACAATAAAAAAGACGTTTTGCATTTTTATTCTAATGACAACAACAATTTTTCCTTTCTTTTTAAGGAAGAATGTCAAGAAAAAATGTATAATAGCATTCCTGCGGACGAAGCTCTCAAAACGAGGCAGATGTATTTTGATTTGGCCGCGCTCCTGTAATGTGTTGGGTGTAGACTAGAGTCTCGTGGTTGTCGAATTAAGTTTTTTACCTGGCATCAGCATCCCCCGCTGCTTGTCATGCTGAACTCGGTTCAGCATCAGCATTCCTAGCCGACAAACAAGTGACTAGGGTCGGGTTGGTGGGGGTCGAAGGCCGGGCACTTAAGGATGCCACTTAAGGCTACACCGCGGGCATTTTGACGGTGCGGTTGAATTCTTCAGGCGTGGTGAAGGTGGGCACAATCTCATGGAGCGCCTTGATGGCCTTCTGGTCATCGTTGGCGCTGGCGGCGTTCTTCAAGTTCCACAGCTGGTTAATGAACTTGTCCATGTCGATTTCGATCTGCTTACCGATGTAAATCAACTTATTCTTGGTCTTCTGCAGGCCTTCTTCGCTCATGAGCAGCTCTTCAAGCAGCTTTTCGCCCGGGCGCAGCCCCGTAAACTTGATCGGGACATCCTTGTAAGGCACTTTGCCGTACATGCGGATCAAGTTTTCGGCCAAAGTCACGATCTTTAGCGGGTGGCCCATATCGAGCACAAAGATTTCGCCACCGTGAGCAATCGAGGCAGCCTCCAGCACCAGGCTCACCGCCTCCGGAATCGTCATAAAGTAGCGGATAATGTCGGGGTGAGTCACCGTCACAGGCTTGCCCTGTTCAATCTGACGCTTGAACAGCGGAATCACGGAACCGTTCGAGCCCAGCACATTGCCAAAGCGAGTCGTCACGAATTCCGTCTCGCCGCTCTTTTGCTGGGCAAGGAACTGCACAATCATCTCGCAGCAGCGCTTAGAGGCACCCATCACGTTCGTCGGGTTCACCGCCTTGTCGGTACTGATCATCACGAACTTTTTGACGCCGTTCAGCACCGCGAGCGTACCCATGTTAAACGTACCGATCACATTGTTCTTGATCGCTTCCATGGGGTTGTTTTCCATGAGCGGCACATGCTTATGGGCCGCCGCGTGGAACACCACCTGGGGCTTATACTTCTTGAAAATCTGGTTCATGCGGAAGTAGTCGCGCACCGAGGCAATCAGCGTCACCAGGTTCAGCTTGTCGCCATATTCCATGCGCAGTTCTTGCTGAATATCGTAGGCATTGTTTTCGTAAATGTCCACGATAATCACCTGCTTCGGATTGTACTTCGCAATCTGGCGCACCAGTTCGCTACCGATACTGCCGCCACCGCCCGACACCATGCAAACCTTGCCCTCGATAAAGTCGCGAATATCCTTGTTGTCAAAGCGAATAGGGTCGCGGCCCAGCAAGTCTTCTACGTTAATATCGCGAATCTGGTTCACGTAGCTCGTGGTGCCATCGCCCAC
The nucleotide sequence above comes from Fibrobacter sp. UWT2. Encoded proteins:
- a CDS encoding DUF4258 domain-containing protein, yielding MNITKHALQRMTERGFTPEMLVALMNGKYVIKSSLQGRFIVIGQVDGNIWAVVLDSDFYTVITVRRAHKDEETLWTLR
- a CDS encoding DUF3857 domain-containing protein, with product MKISAFKSRFRLLKPVFGLFFVVSLISCAGNGQPLTESDPKTSEGAGNGGSGSYTDDYFDDGSAVNSDASTKSARRNTANSFSSDGFSFILPQGGSGDWALVGDDDGSAHESGVPYEFYNATTGRRAVLVEIELPKGEPMRLMDRAQMEMQAFESSGKKATLAETYPEENFGGTGVFFDVAGKRYDSPYEAVGFVTGAGSRVYTLTLSATDTPLQPGELKNEWKEFFANFSMRETAASEGPELSPNNVQSFNSPALGYTWAVKDTLWHHWTGIARQNDDPDLVLSNKAEDVSLFVYGATVESDAVNSQDLFKVLLVRLGVDPNNPTLEMHRQKVGDRYAQDFTLTHVVNKFDFYYTGRYFYDDGRGILIVSWTQGVNKKKYAKVMQHGIEGLTVGENPAAKNAAADPESAKKQAKFNAAIMSQVGILRLLENQPLVALSYFERANRMDPEEPLYLINCGFVYQMKELYGPGISHFESQRELVQKNGKLLSILGEMYEALFDYGRARECAEAALRYTPNNPEYVINLSDALWGLGQRNQSLVVVQRLYDTQPSSRLGVYLAKTYMGLDQYAEAVDILYQVRRRFGMSVELGTTLMDALMFLGRYEEARAISEETLAKDRNDYKIWTTQGKILFYSRNYRDAEKSLTKALALKPDNEDAKSFLSATKAFLGKADNRTLQKPITPVEERTKNLKGLLSESAKKQGTEGDFPAVVHYNKQTLKAEKGANWVRTDEMLMEILDIRGAAIYREFTFDFLPGFDRIYLNALEVYDSNWNLKQKANLNGAYITYATEIGGQNESQTAHFPLQELEPGDFIYLQFSRTNIENKGMIPYTDFVSSKDVPVGQSSFRIYADTARFVTEEYGPLEKKAIKGGIEWKIENPVIIRKELYMPVYRDFGAGLMLTGKQEWKNVGEDYQNLIKHQFKQAVSVREKAREVRGSKANDNAVKAIVNFVRHDIRYRDVRFGGHSLIPQTAEVTLKKHQGDCKDMALLLKEMLESIGIKSYLTAIHLTEEGFAGLPTIQQFNHMILYIPAQGQVTERWVDATDKTGNDRPVPLDMEGKVALVINDDSSHVVTTPILEDNQEHQIGIEHRLFIGNDGACEFRDSISLQGKFASVMRNRFYGRDAKEQEKLMEDFLASGIPDVSIGNIRIENLAEFNKPLALIVTYASKGYFGQGGSELKGRFPNVWERSLFKLPKVSKRHHPIRMPHETQFAYKLSVTAASGKTVKITGPKPLNRDPDYVSYEKNFDGKNSIKWTTFALYADPAEYNKIREEWTYLLSETSPMIEVK
- the hisS gene encoding histidine--tRNA ligase — translated: MSISIPQLPKGTRDFYPEAERIQNYIFDTWRSVAESFAYEEYEGPMFEHLELYTGKSGEEIVSQLYNFKDKGDREIALRPEMTPTLARLVIQKARELKKPFKWFSMPRLFRYEKAQKGRLREFFQLNMDIIGTESIYAEADLMAAIATMLRKFGLKDGEFAIGVSSRKLLATYLEEIGAPNPALVYPVLDRRLKIGPEAFAKALADAGLSEDQVKKLDDFMSCKSLEEVRAAVKSENATAALAEIEDLFATLTAAGYGECVNLDLSIVRGLAYYTGIVFEVFDKGKSMRAIAGGGRYDSLTEKLGGERIPGVGFGMGDVVLADLLAEHNLLPSPKQSVDFYIASFTNDMKKVFETAQVFRADGSKVSHPLAPMKMGKQLDQANYQGAKIVVYVDGSKAAAGEFEYKDMRTGEMFVGNTQAIVERL
- a CDS encoding GDSL-type esterase/lipase family protein; the protein is MMSPLKVLLSIISLFAVLGIIALIYPNDGIHIGDSTLRYPKLTEIFVKQSASDSLGDSAAVDPEEAIREMMEATKRQQFAAFSDSLKFYEDFFEKGRTRFDLPNNDPTWFDRFFLHMELASLDSNVVHILHYGDSQLEEDRISATIREDLQDEFGGAGPGMMPIIMTVPSQTTSHASTGALSRYILFGPKDEEADHSRYGPLAQLAKLQGDAAITIQRRKERKGQFPHVGGYKTIKLLTNKSAHIKAKLNVNLTVVDTVGQNDDGTVKEKRSTKVVDAGEPTIDTYNKLKVFTWKLKDTTSIAKMYLSGNGEIYAIAADGAYGVAVDNVAMRGSSGTIFHRIDSELLAESYKAMNVRLIIMEYGGNMVPSVTSSNIDWTKKIITRQIQAVQKANPDADILFIGPADMARQKDGQWQTYSGLNMTIKALREVALENGVAYWDMHRVMGGNGAMIKWVNKEPALGFTDHIHFTRRGAAYMGDLFCSALRMHYDYFKFRDRHHITDEKLKELHKWSVEEQAEKEKNVLPERTFLNVKRRTKKAKGGAKK